The DNA sequence GTTGTGCTGGACCATCCCCTTTGCAGTTCCGGCAGTAATGCCGACCGCTCCGGTATCCCCCTATCCGGGCAGCATTACGGAACCATACGATGAGAGCATGGAAACGGAGAATCTCCGTGTTCAGGCGGAACAGCTCAGGACTGCTCTCGCGGGTATTGAAAAACGTCTCGAAAAGCTCGAATCA is a window from the bacterium genome containing:
- a CDS encoding DUF5320 domain-containing protein, yielding MPGGDRTGPLGLGPMTGRAAGYCAGYGVPGFMNPYGHRGMGFAGGRGGRRRGLCWTIPFAVPAVMPTAPVSPYPGSITEPYDESMETENLRVQAEQLRTALAGIEKRLEKLESKKTEKEQKD